AGTCAAGATAGACAACGAATTGATGAAATTGATGAACAAATCGTATCATTATTGGAAGAAAGATATGATTGTGTGTCGCACATCGCGAAGATAAAAAAAGACAATCATATTCCAGTTTTTGATACGACAAGAGAAGAAGCCGTATTAGAAAAAATTCGACAAATGGTATCAAATGAGGATTATGCTGATTCAATCGTCGAAACATTTAACCAAATCATGATGGTGTCAAAAGACTATCAAAAAAGTAAATAATAAAGGTAATCCTTCAGAAACGTTCTGGAGGATTTTTTTATAGGTATGATACAATGAACGAAACACCTGAAAGGGGATTTTACTATGAATAATCGGTTGAAGTTAGACTCTTAATGAAACAAATAAATTAGGAGGAAATATAATGATAGAGTATAGAAACGGAAGTAATATAAAACGTGAACAACTAGAATTGTTGTATGATAGTGTTGGATGGATAGCTTACACAAAAGATTTAAAAGGTTTAGAGCAAGCACTAATTAATTCGCTTTATGTGGTGAGTGCATGGCATGGAGAACAATTAGTTGGTTTAATCAGGGTCATTGGTGATGGTTACACGATTTTATATATACAAGATATTTTGATTCACCCAGATTATCAACGTCAAAAAATTGGGACAACACTAATGTCTGATGTATTAGCAACATATAAACATGTGCGCCAAAAAGTATTATTAACTGTAGATAAACCAGATGTTCGAGGGTTTTATGAGAGTTTTGGATTGGAATCGTGCGATAAAGGAAGCACAGTTGCTTTTTATAAAGAATATTAATTAAGTGATAAGTTAAAGAGAGGTGTATCTTTGACTTATTTTTTATGTTTAAAAATAATGATGAGTAATAAAGGTTAACTGAATCAATCTAAGCTCCATACTTTCTTGGAACTTAGCGTATGAGTCGTATATCAAATAAATGAACCAAGCAATGAATAATCGTGTGAAGACGTATGGTAAATATGTTTCATTTTTAATTCATTTCCATTTTTATTTATTAGACTATTTTAATATTGCGAATGATTATACTAAATTAAATAATCGTGGTATTATAAAAAATGAAGATTCTGTATAAATTTATCAATTGATGACGTGTTTTTTATTATAACATCTTGATTATACAGTATTGGTAGTTAAGTAAATAGGCTTTTTTAAACCAACGTAACGTTTATTATGATTCGTGTGGTTTTTTATTTATAATTAAAAACTATAAAATTGATAATAAATAATTTAATATAAAATAAATGGATTTAAGGTTAATTTAAGTATCACATTTTATACTATAAGTAAATTTAAGTAGTGTTCGTTCGATTAGGAGGTATGATTGTGATGAAAAAAACAGTTAAAATAACAAAAATCGTGTGGATAGGTATAACAACAGTCATGATTGTACTAGGATTGGGTTACTTTTTAAACAAAAATATGATTGATGATGAGGTTCTCGCAGCAGGAAATACTGATAGTGGTTCTTCTGATAAAACTATTGACGATTATTTTCCGAAAGAAAATTACAATGGGGTAGCTATCATGGTTGAGGGAGATAAGGTTACTTCAACAGCTGTATATGGCTATAGTGATTATGAAGCTAATAAGGTAAATAATTTGGATACTCTTTTTCCAGTTGCTTCTTTACAAAAAATGATGACGGCAACGTTGGTAGCAAAAGAAA
This genomic stretch from Vagococcus sp. CY52-2 harbors:
- a CDS encoding GNAT family N-acetyltransferase: MIEYRNGSNIKREQLELLYDSVGWIAYTKDLKGLEQALINSLYVVSAWHGEQLVGLIRVIGDGYTILYIQDILIHPDYQRQKIGTTLMSDVLATYKHVRQKVLLTVDKPDVRGFYESFGLESCDKGSTVAFYKEY
- a CDS encoding chorismate mutase, producing MLSQDRQRIDEIDEQIVSLLEERYDCVSHIAKIKKDNHIPVFDTTREEAVLEKIRQMVSNEDYADSIVETFNQIMMVSKDYQKSK